In a single window of the Xylanimonas protaetiae genome:
- a CDS encoding alpha/beta hydrolase, protein MLPWAEDVTLTTSDGYDLASWFVPPHPGSDARDQAVLLAHGNGGDASGRAPLARELAERGFAVLMLGYRGYAQNPGTPSEAGLLRDALAGQRELEVRGFPAGQTIYLGESIGTGVVSGLAVEQPPGGLVLRSPFTSLHDVGATLIPVPPLVRFIMDRNHFPVAEQVAASDVPVTVIQGSADEVVPAAQSDAVAAAGNLFEHVVVEGARHNDGIWLGSTVADAVARLGDAIATD, encoded by the coding sequence GTGCTGCCGTGGGCCGAGGACGTCACCCTGACCACGTCCGACGGGTACGACCTCGCCTCGTGGTTCGTGCCGCCACACCCGGGTTCGGACGCGCGCGATCAGGCCGTCCTCCTCGCCCACGGCAACGGCGGCGACGCCTCCGGCCGCGCACCCCTGGCGCGCGAGCTCGCCGAACGAGGCTTCGCGGTGCTCATGCTGGGGTACCGCGGGTACGCGCAGAACCCCGGGACGCCGTCCGAGGCCGGGCTGCTGCGGGACGCGCTGGCCGGACAGCGCGAGCTCGAGGTGCGCGGCTTCCCCGCCGGCCAGACCATCTACCTCGGCGAGTCCATCGGCACCGGTGTCGTCTCCGGGCTTGCCGTCGAGCAGCCGCCGGGCGGCCTGGTGCTGCGCTCGCCCTTCACCTCGCTGCACGACGTCGGCGCCACGCTGATCCCCGTCCCGCCGCTCGTCCGCTTCATCATGGACCGGAACCACTTCCCCGTCGCCGAGCAGGTCGCCGCGAGCGACGTCCCGGTGACCGTGATCCAGGGCTCGGCCGACGAGGTGGTCCCGGCCGCGCAGAGCGACGCCGTGGCGGCGGCCGGGAACCTGTTCGAGCACGTCGTCGTCGAGGGCGCGCGGCACAACGACGGGATCTGGCTCGGCTCGACGGTCGCGGACGCGGTCGCCCGGCTGGGGGACGCGATCGCGACAGACTGA
- a CDS encoding RecQ family ATP-dependent DNA helicase has product MLRGLIDTVGPDGEHGGSTLRGEAETALRALVGRDDAVLRDDQWTAIEALVAFRRRALVVQRTGWGKSAVYFVATSLLRSRGAGPTVIISPLLALMRDQIAAAARAGIKAVTINSANVTEWDEVHAAISRGEVDVLLCSPERLNNPGFRDEVLPRLAADAGLVVIDEAHCISDWGHDFRPDYRRIRTLLADLPAGIPVLATTATANERVTRDVAEQLAVHASGLPDADVLVLRGALDRASLHLAVLELPDQPTRVAWLAETLQDVDGSGIVYCLTVSAAEQVAEQLRAAGLAVAAYTGRTDPTQREALEVDLKENRVKALVATSALGMGFDKPDLGFVVHLGAPASPIAYYQQVGRAGRGVDSAVVVLLPGQEDRAIWDWFGSQAFPAEGQVRATLRALEQADGPLSTPALEPLVDLKRSRLETMLKVLDVDGAVRRVQGGWTATGRPWSYDAERYARVTATREAEQQAMVEYVRTPGCRMAFLRRQLDDPELTGPGLGAEAAAWRCGRCDRCGGVDLPAAPDAEAVAAARQEMDRPGVEVEPRKLWPSGLAALGLDLKGRIGADEVAEPGRAIARLDGLGWSGPLRDLLAPGAPDGELPVALRRAAARVLDDWAALRAQPGAPDPDETLPAEAPPAPAPDDDASQAPLLVEAVVAVRSVTRPQLTYHLADGLARYLGVPLIGAVGPAAGSEAPGRHDVNSAMRLAGVAQRLELQLSEPALRGLPGRSVLLVDDWTETGWTLAVATRLLRKSGAARVFPWVLGIR; this is encoded by the coding sequence ATGCTCCGCGGGCTCATCGACACGGTCGGGCCGGACGGCGAGCACGGCGGCTCGACGCTGCGGGGCGAGGCCGAGACGGCGCTGCGCGCGCTCGTCGGGCGCGACGACGCCGTCCTCCGCGACGACCAGTGGACGGCGATCGAGGCCCTGGTCGCGTTCCGGCGGCGGGCGCTCGTGGTGCAGCGCACCGGGTGGGGCAAGTCGGCCGTGTACTTCGTGGCGACGTCGCTGCTGCGGTCGCGCGGGGCCGGACCCACGGTGATCATCTCGCCGCTGCTCGCGCTCATGCGCGACCAGATCGCGGCGGCGGCGCGGGCCGGGATCAAGGCCGTGACCATCAACTCGGCCAACGTCACCGAGTGGGACGAGGTGCACGCGGCGATCTCGCGGGGCGAGGTCGACGTGCTGCTGTGCTCCCCCGAGCGGCTCAACAACCCCGGGTTCCGCGACGAGGTGCTGCCGCGGCTCGCCGCGGACGCGGGCCTCGTGGTGATCGACGAGGCGCACTGCATCTCGGACTGGGGCCACGACTTCCGGCCCGACTACCGCCGCATCCGCACCCTGCTGGCCGACCTGCCCGCGGGCATCCCCGTGCTCGCGACGACGGCCACGGCGAACGAGCGTGTGACACGCGACGTCGCCGAGCAGCTCGCCGTGCACGCCTCGGGCCTGCCGGACGCCGACGTGCTCGTGCTGCGCGGGGCGCTGGACCGCGCGTCCCTGCACCTGGCGGTGCTCGAGCTGCCCGACCAGCCGACGCGCGTCGCGTGGCTCGCCGAGACGCTCCAGGACGTCGACGGCTCGGGCATCGTCTACTGCCTCACGGTGTCCGCGGCGGAGCAGGTGGCTGAGCAGCTGCGGGCGGCGGGGCTCGCCGTCGCGGCGTACACGGGCCGCACCGACCCGACGCAGCGCGAGGCCCTCGAGGTCGACCTCAAGGAGAACCGCGTCAAGGCGCTCGTCGCGACGTCGGCGCTCGGCATGGGCTTCGACAAGCCCGACCTGGGCTTCGTCGTGCACCTCGGCGCGCCCGCGTCCCCCATCGCGTACTACCAGCAGGTCGGCCGCGCGGGGCGTGGCGTCGACTCGGCGGTCGTCGTGCTGCTGCCCGGGCAGGAGGACCGCGCGATCTGGGACTGGTTCGGGTCGCAGGCCTTCCCCGCCGAGGGGCAGGTCCGGGCGACGCTGCGCGCCCTGGAGCAGGCGGACGGCCCGCTGTCGACGCCCGCCCTGGAGCCGCTCGTGGACCTCAAGCGGTCACGCCTGGAGACGATGCTCAAGGTGCTCGACGTCGACGGCGCCGTGCGCCGGGTCCAGGGCGGGTGGACGGCCACGGGACGGCCGTGGTCGTACGACGCGGAGCGCTACGCACGGGTGACCGCGACGCGCGAGGCCGAGCAGCAGGCGATGGTCGAGTACGTCCGCACGCCCGGGTGCCGGATGGCGTTCCTGCGGCGGCAGCTCGACGACCCGGAGCTGACCGGTCCGGGACTCGGGGCGGAGGCCGCGGCCTGGCGGTGCGGGCGCTGCGACCGCTGCGGCGGCGTCGACCTGCCCGCGGCCCCCGACGCCGAGGCCGTCGCCGCGGCCCGGCAGGAGATGGACCGTCCCGGCGTCGAGGTGGAGCCGCGCAAGCTGTGGCCGTCGGGCCTGGCCGCGCTCGGCCTGGACCTCAAGGGCAGGATCGGTGCGGACGAGGTGGCCGAGCCCGGCCGGGCGATCGCCCGGCTCGACGGCCTGGGCTGGTCCGGACCGCTCCGGGACCTGCTGGCCCCCGGCGCGCCCGACGGCGAGCTGCCCGTGGCTCTGCGGCGGGCGGCCGCGCGGGTGCTGGACGACTGGGCCGCGCTGCGTGCGCAGCCCGGCGCCCCGGACCCTGACGAGACGCTCCCGGCCGAGGCGCCTCCGGCCCCGGCCCCGGACGATGACGCGAGCCAGGCGCCGCTGCTGGTCGAGGCCGTCGTCGCCGTCCGGTCGGTCACCCGGCCCCAGCTCACGTACCACCTGGCCGACGGCCTCGCCCGGTACCTGGGCGTCCCCCTGATCGGGGCGGTCGGCCCGGCTGCCGGCAGCGAGGCGCCGGGGCGGCATGACGTCAACTCGGCCATGCGCCTCGCGGGCGTCGCCCAGCGGCTCGAGCTCCAGCTCTCCGAGCCCGCGCTACGCGGCCTGCCGGGCCGTTCGGTGCTCCTGGTCGACGACTGGACCGAGACCGGCTGGACTCTCGCGGTCGCAACGCGCCTGCTGCGCAAGAGTGGTGCCGCACGCGTGTTCCCCTGGGTGCTGGGGATCCGATGA
- a CDS encoding ubiquinol-cytochrome c reductase iron-sulfur subunit: MDDSAAQGPTRRQVVLGAGAGLAAACLLAGCVEAKPSPQDDASAVAARGQGTKVAALADVAVGAATTVDLDGHALLLTRPAEREVHLFSSICTHAGCQVAPADGELDCPCHGSRFALADGAVLGGPAGSPLAEIAVEIQGDDVVLA; this comes from the coding sequence ATGGACGACAGCGCAGCCCAGGGCCCCACCCGCCGTCAGGTCGTGCTCGGCGCGGGCGCCGGGCTCGCCGCCGCGTGCCTGCTCGCCGGGTGCGTCGAGGCGAAGCCCTCGCCGCAGGACGACGCGTCGGCCGTCGCCGCCCGCGGCCAGGGCACCAAGGTCGCGGCGCTCGCGGACGTCGCGGTGGGCGCGGCGACGACCGTCGACCTCGACGGCCACGCCCTCCTGCTGACCCGCCCCGCCGAGCGCGAGGTGCACCTGTTCAGCTCGATCTGCACGCACGCCGGCTGCCAGGTGGCCCCCGCCGACGGCGAGCTCGACTGCCCGTGCCACGGCTCGCGTTTCGCGCTCGCCGACGGGGCGGTGCTGGGCGGCCCGGCGGGGTCGCCGCTCGCCGAGATCGCCGTCGAGATCCAGGGCGACGACGTCGTGCTCGCGTAG